The following nucleotide sequence is from Candidatus Chlamydia corallus.
ATTGGATACGATTTGCATAGGGAGCTAGGAGAGACTGTAACTTTGCAGCGATTTCTAAGGTAATATCTTCTCCCTCAATAACACAAGGGCCAGCAATCAGGATCATTTTGTTATTGAACATGACCATCCTTCTTTAGAGTAAAGCAACTATTGATTCTAATTTTCCAGGTTATAAGATCGGAGAATACAATCCAAGTTGCTCCGTAATTTTAAGTAAAATTATAAGAGTGTGGCTATAGAGTTTTTCATTAGAGATTTGTGAAAGAAGCTCTTCGGGGAACAAGAAAATCTTGTGTCAGAATTGACTTTTTTTTTGTTAGATTTATACTGATTGAGGGATTCGCACTTTCGTGCTCAGCACCCCCAATTAAGGTTGAAGTAATACAAAAATATGGACCGATAGCTCAGTGGATAGAGCATTCGCCTTCTAAGCGAATGGTCGCAGGTTCGAGTCCTGCTCGGTCCGAGTTTTTATGGTTAGCCGTGGACTGTTTTTATAAAGCGGCAGCCCTCGGTTTCCCCTTAGGCTAGCAATTTCAATGATAAATACTTAAGCAATGCCTAACACTACTTCTCTTCCATGATTTCTAAACTGACTCTAACATTATTTCTGCTTGCTACAGAAACTAGAAGAGTACGAATAGCTTTAATCGTACGGCCTTCTTTGCCAATAATCTTCCCAATATCAGGTTTAGCTACACTTAGTTCATAGATAATTGTGTGAGTCCCCTGAACTTCTTTAATGTGTACTTCTTCGGGGCGGTCAACTAGATTTTTAATGATATAGGCTAAAAATTCTTTCATAGTAATCCTTAACTGATTCGCGTTGTCTTTAAAAAGAGATGTTAAAAAATGAAATTCAATTTTAATTAATTTTAATGCGTTTTCTAAAATAAATGAACTTTTTAATAGATTATTGTTTGTTTTAAAATCGATTCCA
It contains:
- a CDS encoding KH domain-containing protein; the protein is MKEFLAYIIKNLVDRPEEVHIKEVQGTHTIIYELSVAKPDIGKIIGKEGRTIKAIRTLLVSVASRNNVRVSLEIMEEK